A genomic region of Rhipicephalus sanguineus isolate Rsan-2018 chromosome 1, BIME_Rsan_1.4, whole genome shotgun sequence contains the following coding sequences:
- the LOC119401720 gene encoding uncharacterized protein LOC119401720: protein MEPNTKGPTASKGLQTSSETGTRGYEAFPLSDQLVPVRVEQTSPSRLGERIPAAGCLPRDGHECLPPTFVLPWQPDPNIAGQKTLGGASVSAMAKGWVSLLAVCVAGFTVLFQNEVDQDRWVASQAITLKASASDAFRFVTSSEYMSKWLPFVSSVFEADGKQMSVGKRYRATYELPLIGEVDTWYSVVEYQPHRRVAVEIHAWSRAALCKQPATPAILVPAANGLPAMTRAWPAPRIQAWVGVARCEDAQRWLPVLSTTRKAACATAELHFG from the exons ATGGAGCCGAacacgaagggcccgacagcgtcgaagggtctccagacgtcctcggaaaCGGGCACTCGTGGGTACGAGGCGTTCCCGCTGTCCGACCAGCTGGTTCCAGTTCGTGTGGAGCAGACGTCGCCGTCCAGGTTGGGGGAGCGGATTCCTGCTGCCGGTTGCCTGCCACGGGACGGGCATGAGTGTCTACCACCAACCTTCGTGCTGC CATGGCAACCGGATCCAAACATCGCTGGCCAGAAGACTCTCGGCGGTGCTTCGGTCAGCGCTATG GCCAAAGGCTGGGTGTCTTTGCTTGCGGTGTGCGTGGCGGGCTTCACCGTGCTGTTCCAAAACGAGGTGGACCAAGACCGCTGGGTGGCTTCACAAGCAATCACGCTCAAGGCCAGCGCAAGCGACGCCTTCCGCTTTGTCACCTCATCCGAGTACATGAGTAAG TggctgccgttcgtaagctcggTCTTCGAAGCCGATGGCAAGCAGATGTCTGTTGGAAAGCGCTACCGAGCTACCTACGAGCTTCCCTTAATAG GTGAAGTCGATACGTGGTACAGCGTAGTGGAGTACCAGCCTCATCGGCGGGTGGCCGTGGAGA TACACGCTTGGTCCCGTGCTGCACTTTGTAAGCAACCAGCAACTCCAGCGATCCTTGTTCCTGCTGCGAATGGTCTTCCCGCAATGACTAGAGCGTGGCCGGCCCCGCGCATCCAAGCGTGGGTCGGAGTCGCTCGTTGTGAAGATGCCCAGCGCTGGCTTCCGGTACTGAGCACTACAAGGAAGGCCGCGTGCGCAACGGCCGAGCTACACTTCGGGTGA
- the LOC119401795 gene encoding uncharacterized protein K02A2.6-like: MLRDRFVCGLRDEGLQQRLFAETGLTFSKAYNIAQRAESAGHQQRDIRRNVEPVHHTSEQSGHSTSKAKSSKKTQRCWRCDDMHDPQVCRYKTATCNFCHKLGHIEKACITKRKQLRPKTSVQRNNNVNAQEGQTQDKSRTALTSSALYDLNAVVNLGTRPKITTEILVQQRPIRFEVDSGAACTLISEDTFRATWRENAPALQQDDTQLRTWSGHSLPLLGCANVDVYYNGQTHQLPLLVVHGSGSSLLGRNWFTPLGVVIGGVHHTPSYPSVEELQNKYKVVFSEDIPGNNGPPVTLELREDATPKFLKARSVPFALRTSVENELDRLQEQGIIEPTQHSEWATPLVVVRKKNGTLRLCGDYRSTVNLATKASSYPLPTPEEVFSTLRGGKIFSTLDLTQAYQQLKVSESTSELLTINTIKGLYKVKRLPFGISAAPAIFQKFMESTLSGIPGVCVYLDDVIVGGASNEEHTERLELILEKLSNANLRISKEKCVFAVPEVKFLGHQIDAQGIHPTEDKVRAITEARAPTNKQELQSFLGLLTFYDRFLEHRATVANDLYQLLQKEVPWTWSPRHQESFVALKQLLRNSTVLRHYDERRPLLLACDASPYGVGAVLSQADDHGREAPIAFASRTLSQAERNYSQLDKEGLAIVYAADHFRQYITGRKVTFITDHRPLLGIMGPQKPMPQTLSPRMTRWCIKMSSYDYELVHRTGKKHQNADALSRLPLDTTIDEPPPPGDILMFEALPNPPLTADTVAASTQECTVLKEVYAAIQEGNVQKLKGEHFNAYRKRAAELSTHRGCVTLGSRVVIPAALREQAMSLVHAGHRGIVAMKKCARSYMWWPGIDGDIESTVQDCQPCQCNHRSPPRAPIPEWERPDAPWHTLHIDFAGPIEGCSFLVVVDAYTKWLEVKQMATTTSAAVIDTLRSLFATFGLPRKVVSDNGTPFVSTEILKFYSDNGVSSVTSAPYHPATNGQAERYVAELKRALTKDQTGTMQRRIARFLFRQHITVQSTTEQTPAKLMFGREMRTQLTAIVPEPSAKTPSEEEKLPRSRRIESGQRIYARQFHRKPGWVEATALKRIGLRSWLVDIGGKATRRHLNQLRRSGNLPREPPIQAATSTEASSHLAWHLAPDESAPPPAGSEHKRNDTQRAEASLPSASRASTRPRRPPDRFQATI, translated from the coding sequence ATGTTGCGTGACCGTTTTGTGTGCGGACTGCGTGACGAAGGCCTACAACAACGCCTGTTCGCGGAGACGGGTCTCACATTCTCCAAAGCCTACAACATCGCCCAACGAGCGGAGAGCGCCGGTCACCAGCAGAGGGATATTCGACGGAACGTCGAGCCGGTGCATCACACCAGTGAGCAGTCAGGTCATTCCACGTCTAAGGCGAAATCAAGCAAAAAGacacagcgctgttggcgatgcgACGACATGCACGATCCCCAGGTATGTCGATACAAGACAGCGACCTGCAATTTTTGCCACAAACTGGGACACATTGAAAAGGCATGCATCACGAAGCGCAAACAGCTCCGACCGAAGACTTCAGTGCAACGGAACAACAATGTCAACGCACAGGAGGGCCAGACGCAAGATAAAAGCCGAACAGCACTAACGTCATCGGCACTATATGACTTGAACGCCGTTGTGAACCTCGGCACGAGACCGAAGATTACGACTGAAATCTTGGTACAACAGCGCCCTATCAGGTTTGAGGTGGATTCCGGAGCAGCATGTACGCTCATCAGCGAGGACACTTTTCGCGCCACTTGGCGTGAGAACGCACCAGCTCTCCAGCAAGACGACACGCAGCTGAGAACGTGGTCCGGACATTCTCTTCCACTACTGGGCTGTGCCAACGTAGACGTGTACTACAACGGTCAGACCCATCAGCTCCCCTTGCTAGTCGTTCACGGTTCTGGATCAAGCCTTTTAGGACGAAATTGGTTCACCCCTCTTGGAGTGGTCATTGGCGGAGTTCACCACACACCCAGCTATCCGTCAGTGGAGGAGCTTCAAAATAAGTACAAAGTGGTTTTCTCCGAAGACATACCTGGAAACAACGGACCTCCAGTCACACTGGAGCTTCGGGAGGATGCGACGCCGAAATTTTTGAAAGCTAGGTCGGTGCCTTTCGCCCTACGAACGTCAGTCGAGAATGAGCTTGACCGACTGCAGGAACAAGGGATCATCGAACCGACGCAACATTCGGAATGGGCTACACCACTCGTTGTCGTCCGAAAGAAGAACGGTACCCTACGCCTCTGCGGAGACTACCGGAGCACTGTCAACCTGGCGACAAAAGCATCTTCCTACCCACTGCCGACACCGGAAGAGGTTTTTAGCACGCTTCGTGGTGGAAAAATCTTCAGCACCCTGGACTTGACACAAGCCTACCAGCAGCTGAAGGTGAGCGAATCAACGTCTGAACTGCTCACGATAAACACCATTAAGGGTCTCTACAAAGTTAAAAGGCTACCATTCGGAATATCTGCAGCGCCAGCAATCTTCCAGAAATTCATGGAGTCTACACTTAGCGGGATCCCTGGCGTTTGCGTCTACTTGGACGATGTTATTGTCGGTGGCGCCTCCAATGAAGAGCACACAGAACGCTTGGAGCTCATTTTGGAAAAGCTTTCAAATGCTAACTTGCGCATcagcaaagaaaaatgtgtttttgcGGTGCCTGAAGTGAAGTTTCTCGGACATCAAATTGACGCACAGGGTATCCATCCCACTGAAGACAAAGTGCGAGCAATTACTGAAGCACGAGCGCCTACTAACAAGCAAGAACTGCAATCGTTCTTAGGGCTATTAACGTTCTACGACCGGTTCTTAGAACACCGAGCTACAGTGGCCAACGATCTATACCAGCTCCTGCAGAAAGAAGTCCCATGGACTTGGTCGCCACGCCACCAAGAGTCATTTGTTGCCCTTAAGCAACTACTTCGTAATTCTACAGTGCTGCGACACTACGACGAAAGGAGACCCCTACTGCTAGCCTGTGACGCATCACCATACGGAGTGGGAGCAGTCCTCTCCCAAGCTGACGACCATGGACGGGAAGCCCCGATCGCTTTCGCATCGCGCACCCTATCGCAGGCAGAGAGGAATTATTCCCAGCTAGATAAAGAGGGACTTGCCATCGTCTACGCAGCAGATCACTTTCGGCAGTACATCACGGGCCGAAAAGTGACATTCATAACAGATCACCGGCCCTTATTGGGTATTATGGGTCCCCAGAAGCCAATGCCACAGACTTTGTCGCCGCGAATGACACGATGGTGCATCAAGATGTCGTCGTACGATTACGAACTCGTACATCGCACTGGAAAGAAACACCAGAACGCCGACGCACTAAGCCGCCTGCCGCTAGACACCACAATAGATGAACCACCCCCGCCAGGTGATATACTCATGTTCGAGGCGCTGCCGAACCCTCCGCTAACAGCTGACACGGTAGCAGCGTCAACGCAGGAGTGCACTGTCTTAAAGGAAGTCTACGCAGCTATACAAGAAGGCAACGTGCAGAAGCTAAAGGGTGAACACTTCAACGCTTACCGCAAGCGAGCTGCGGAGTTGAGCACTCATCGCGGTTGCGTCACCTTGGGATCAAGAGTTGTAATTCCGGCGGCACTTCGCGAACAGGCCATGTCGCTTGTCCACGCAGGTCATCGAGGCATTGTTGCCATGAAAAAGTGTGCCAGAAGTTACATGTGGTGGCCTGGTATCGACGGTGATATAGAATCGACAGTTCAAGATTGCCAGCCTTGCCAATGCAACCACAGAAGTCCGCCAAGAGCCCCTATTCCTGAATGGGAAAGACCAGACGCGCCTTGGCACACCCTGCACATTGATTTTGCTGGACCTATCGAAGGATGCTCATTCCTGGTGGTTGTAGACGCATACACCAAGTGGCTTGAGGTAAAACAAATGGCTACAACGACATCGGCAGCAGTTATCGACACTCTGCGGTCGTTGTTTGCAACGTTCGGTCTACCGCGCAAGGTGGTCTCGGACAACGGCACGCCGTTTGTGTCCACGGAGATTCTCAAGTTCTACAGCGACAACGGCGTCTCGTCTGTTACATCAGCTCCTTACCACCCGGCGACGAACGGACAAGCCGAGCGATACGTGGCTGAGCTAAAGCGCGCCCTTACTAAAGATCAGACTGGGACAATGCAACGCCGCATCGCGCGCTTTCTCTTCAGACAGCACATCACTGTTCAAAGCACTACTGAACAAACGCCAGCGAAATTGATGTTCGGACGAGAAATGAGAACCCAGCTGACAGCAATTGTCCCGGAGCCCTCGGCGAAAACACCGTCGGAGGAAGAAAAGCTCCCGCGTAGCAGGAGAATTGAAAGTGGACAGCGCATATACGCCCGCCAGTTCCACAGAAAGCCCGGCTGGGTTGAAGCGACGGCACTCAAACGCATAGGTTTGCGGTCATGGCTCGTCGACATCGGCGGAAAGGCCACACGCCGCCACCTTAATCAGCTACGTCGTTCCGGTAATTTGCCAAGGGAACCTCCCATTCAAGCAGCCACCTCGACGGAAGCTTCGTCCCACTTAGCCTGGCATCTCGCACCAGATGAATCGGCGCCGCCGCCCGCCGGCTCTGAACACAAGAGAAACGACACCCAGCGAGCGGAGGCTTCTCTTCCTAGTGCGTCCAGAGCGTCCACGCGCCCACGGCGGCCCCCAGATCGCTTCCAAGCGACAATCTAA